A single region of the Deltaproteobacteria bacterium genome encodes:
- a CDS encoding homocysteine S-methyltransferase family protein produces the protein MRARILDGATGTELERRGVACELPLWSARALLGAPEVLRAVHRDYAAAGAQALTANTFRTQRRTLARAGLGERAAELTARAVQLAREGAREAGAPNVFVLGSAAPLEDCYSPTLVPDDATLAREHAEHARNLVAAGIDAILVETMNTAREAEAALRAAHDAGARALVSFTCAPGARLLSGEPLTAAIARVLPLSPLAIGVNCAPWQTLAPCLDVLQESRMPFFAYANLGAPRADGARTNAQTPREFAAAARRWLDAGATALGGCCGTRPEHVAALAALLP, from the coding sequence ATGCGCGCGCGCATTCTCGATGGCGCGACTGGCACCGAGCTCGAGCGCCGCGGAGTCGCGTGCGAACTGCCGCTCTGGTCCGCGCGCGCACTGCTCGGAGCACCAGAGGTCTTGCGCGCGGTTCACCGCGACTACGCCGCCGCGGGCGCGCAGGCGCTCACCGCGAACACGTTTCGGACGCAGCGCCGCACGCTCGCGCGCGCCGGACTCGGCGAGCGCGCCGCGGAGCTGACCGCGCGCGCGGTGCAGCTCGCGCGCGAAGGTGCGCGCGAGGCGGGCGCCCCGAACGTGTTCGTGCTCGGCTCCGCGGCGCCGCTCGAAGATTGTTATTCGCCCACGCTCGTTCCCGACGACGCGACGCTCGCGCGCGAGCACGCGGAGCATGCCCGCAACCTCGTGGCGGCCGGCATCGACGCGATTCTCGTCGAGACGATGAACACTGCGCGCGAAGCCGAAGCCGCGCTGCGGGCCGCGCACGACGCGGGCGCTCGGGCGCTCGTCAGCTTCACGTGTGCGCCCGGCGCGCGGCTGCTCTCGGGGGAGCCGCTCACCGCCGCGATCGCGCGCGTGCTGCCGCTCTCGCCGCTCGCGATCGGCGTGAACTGCGCGCCGTGGCAGACGCTCGCGCCGTGCCTCGACGTGCTGCAGGAATCGCGTATGCCGTTCTTTGCGTACGCGAACCTCGGCGCACCGCGCGCGGACGGCGCGCGCACGAATGCGCAGACGCCGCGCGAGTTCGCGGCAGCCGCGCGGCGCTGGCTCGATGCCGGCGCGACCGCGCTGGGCGGATGCTGCGGGACGCGGCCCGAACACGTCGCGGCGCTCGCGGCGCTGCTTCCCTAA
- a CDS encoding alpha-galactosidase, with translation MSLASLARHERAGRLEPVRLGVRYSADVPPHRSGDGVLGAIAFAEAPLAVGTHRLGPFEISVSADLRGSDAAFDIALRSRASEPLYVESIVLGVRWRPPAAESGMRFLRNGWQSWSFSGARELDATGAAPFPSGPWLRGMFHAIGQPAADRAGWHESDLVTAAAAPSGATCLAGLCEAGRAMGLVYLRRESETVRVEVEAQLEVVAAPAERIESERFTFALGDSADALLEQFAAELGARAGARTNAPFQAGWCSWYQFFAAVSEADILRNLESLAKLRASLPIDVVQIDDGYQRATGDWLATNAKFPRGLAPLAADIRSAGFQAGIWTAPFCVVAESDTFRLNGDWLLRRGDAPFLGLLHREWAADSRVYVLDPSLPAVQRHLRSTFAAHAAMGFTYFKPDFLYAAAMQADAADASLPRAARLQRGLAAMREGAGAEAFILGCGCPLGAAVGFVDGMRIGPDTAPHWKPRAGIAGIEDTAASGANALRNTFARVFMHRRLWLNDPDCLMVRSASTELTPAEIHSLAAGIAASGGMAIVSDDVAALSPGDLELLRESLALAREVDAGAAHGTARALGLLDAGGPHGIVSHTQNAVIAVAHNASDAPATLSRDVSRELAARGALPPFALLGGTEPEPRDDALLRAELAPHASLAVRVAKDVRLAVFCDYDGTFAKQDVGSTIVRTHAAERRAQLWARLERGELDAWSYNMELLNGLAYPERTLNEFLRTIEIDPGGRALVDWCEEHGIPFRILSDGFDYNLERLQRIHGVRFAHDSNRLWYEQDRWRIAARYPDPRCGCATGVCKAARIREFRTHHPGARVIHVGNGRVSDLCGARAADLVFAKDSLAEELTKQGVAFEPFETLHDVIASLERLVSG, from the coding sequence ATGTCACTCGCCTCGCTCGCGCGGCACGAGCGCGCCGGTCGCCTCGAGCCCGTTCGGCTGGGCGTGCGTTACTCGGCCGACGTGCCGCCGCACCGTAGCGGCGACGGTGTGCTCGGCGCGATCGCGTTTGCGGAGGCGCCGCTCGCGGTCGGCACGCACCGCCTCGGCCCGTTCGAGATCTCCGTCTCCGCGGATCTGCGCGGCAGCGACGCCGCCTTCGACATCGCACTGCGCTCGCGCGCGAGCGAGCCGCTCTACGTCGAGTCGATCGTGCTCGGCGTGCGCTGGCGTCCGCCCGCCGCCGAGAGCGGGATGCGCTTCCTGCGCAACGGCTGGCAGTCGTGGTCGTTCAGCGGAGCGCGCGAGCTCGACGCTACGGGCGCTGCGCCGTTCCCATCGGGTCCGTGGCTACGCGGGATGTTTCACGCAATCGGCCAGCCGGCTGCGGACCGCGCGGGCTGGCACGAGTCCGATCTCGTCACCGCGGCGGCTGCGCCGAGCGGCGCGACGTGCCTCGCTGGGCTCTGCGAAGCCGGCCGTGCGATGGGCCTCGTTTACTTGCGGCGCGAGTCGGAGACGGTGCGCGTCGAGGTCGAGGCGCAGCTCGAAGTGGTGGCCGCGCCCGCCGAGCGGATCGAGAGCGAGCGCTTCACGTTCGCGCTCGGCGACTCCGCGGACGCGCTGCTCGAGCAGTTCGCGGCGGAGCTGGGCGCGCGAGCGGGCGCGCGGACGAACGCGCCGTTCCAGGCCGGCTGGTGCAGCTGGTACCAGTTCTTCGCGGCGGTCTCCGAGGCCGACATCCTGCGCAACCTCGAGTCGCTAGCGAAGCTGCGCGCCTCGCTGCCGATCGACGTCGTGCAGATCGACGACGGCTACCAGCGCGCGACCGGCGACTGGCTCGCGACGAACGCGAAGTTCCCGCGCGGCCTGGCGCCGCTCGCGGCGGACATTCGCAGCGCAGGCTTCCAAGCAGGCATCTGGACGGCGCCCTTCTGCGTGGTTGCCGAGAGCGACACGTTCCGGCTGAACGGCGACTGGTTGTTACGGCGCGGCGACGCGCCATTCCTCGGCCTGCTTCACCGCGAGTGGGCCGCGGACTCGCGCGTCTACGTGCTCGATCCCTCGCTGCCGGCGGTGCAGCGCCACCTGCGCAGCACGTTCGCCGCGCACGCGGCGATGGGCTTCACGTACTTCAAGCCGGACTTCCTCTACGCCGCCGCGATGCAGGCCGACGCAGCGGACGCCTCGCTGCCGCGCGCCGCGCGCCTGCAGCGCGGGCTCGCCGCGATGCGCGAAGGCGCAGGCGCGGAGGCGTTCATCCTCGGCTGCGGCTGTCCCCTCGGCGCGGCGGTCGGCTTCGTCGACGGCATGCGCATCGGGCCCGACACCGCGCCGCACTGGAAGCCGCGCGCGGGCATCGCCGGCATCGAGGACACCGCGGCGTCCGGCGCGAACGCGCTGCGCAACACCTTCGCGCGCGTCTTCATGCACCGGCGGCTTTGGCTCAACGACCCCGATTGCTTGATGGTGCGCAGCGCGAGCACCGAGCTCACGCCCGCGGAGATTCACTCGCTCGCCGCCGGCATCGCGGCGAGCGGCGGCATGGCGATCGTCTCGGACGACGTGGCGGCGCTCTCGCCCGGCGACCTCGAGTTGTTACGGGAGTCGCTCGCGCTCGCGCGCGAGGTGGACGCCGGCGCGGCGCACGGCACCGCGCGCGCGCTCGGGCTGCTCGACGCCGGCGGCCCGCATGGAATCGTGAGCCACACGCAGAACGCCGTGATCGCGGTCGCGCACAACGCGAGCGATGCGCCGGCCACGCTGTCGCGCGACGTCTCGCGCGAGCTGGCGGCGCGCGGTGCGCTCCCGCCGTTCGCGCTGCTCGGCGGCACAGAGCCGGAGCCGCGCGACGATGCGCTGCTGCGCGCCGAGCTCGCGCCGCACGCGAGCCTCGCGGTGCGCGTCGCGAAGGACGTGCGCCTCGCGGTGTTCTGCGATTACGACGGCACGTTCGCGAAGCAGGACGTGGGCTCGACGATCGTGCGCACGCACGCAGCCGAGCGCCGCGCGCAGCTGTGGGCGCGGCTCGAGCGCGGCGAGCTCGACGCGTGGTCGTACAACATGGAGCTGCTGAACGGCCTCGCGTATCCCGAGCGAACGCTGAACGAGTTCCTGAGGACGATCGAGATCGACCCCGGCGGACGCGCGCTGGTCGACTGGTGTGAAGAGCACGGCATTCCGTTCCGCATTCTCAGCGACGGCTTCGACTACAACCTCGAGCGGCTGCAGCGCATCCATGGCGTGCGCTTCGCGCACGACTCGAACCGGCTCTGGTACGAGCAAGACCGCTGGCGCATCGCGGCGCGTTACCCGGATCCCCGCTGCGGCTGCGCCACCGGCGTCTGCAAGGCCGCGCGCATCCGCGAGTTCCGAACGCACCACCCGGGCGCGCGGGTGATTCACGTCGGGAACGGACGCGTCTCTGACTTGTGCGGCGCGCGCGCGGCCGATCTCGTGTTCGCGAAGGACTCGCTGGCGGAGGAGCTCACGAAGCAGGGCGTCGCGTTCGAGCCGTTCGAGACGCTGCACGACGTGATCGCCAGCCTCGAACGGCTCGTCTCCGGCTAG
- a CDS encoding PspC domain-containing protein codes for MSSTKICPYCAEEVRVEAVKCKHCGSFIGERRRTPRSEWTRSSSERVLAGVCGGLAEILGLPTAVVRLAFVLGTIISSGVGIVIYVVLAIVMPLDDAASARIRKRDAQERAVAPRDPDVERELGPDDPR; via the coding sequence ATGTCGAGCACGAAGATCTGCCCCTACTGCGCAGAAGAAGTCCGCGTCGAAGCGGTCAAGTGCAAGCACTGCGGCTCGTTCATCGGCGAGCGGCGCCGCACTCCCCGCAGCGAGTGGACGCGCTCGAGCTCCGAGCGAGTGCTCGCCGGTGTGTGCGGCGGGCTCGCTGAGATCCTCGGTCTGCCGACCGCGGTCGTGCGGCTCGCGTTCGTGCTCGGCACGATCATCTCGAGCGGCGTCGGCATCGTGATCTATGTCGTGCTCGCGATCGTGATGCCGCTCGACGACGCAGCGAGCGCGCGCATCCGCAAACGAGACGCGCAAGAGAGAGCGGTCGCACCGCGCGACCCCGACGTCGAGCGCGAGCTCGGCCCGGACGACCCGCGCTAG
- a CDS encoding sigma-70 family RNA polymerase sigma factor, giving the protein MARLQAGDERALETLMQRHQWMLYGFLSRRVGSAADDIFQETWIRVVRARETFDVERRFTAWLYQIANNLCRDRYRRLEVQRRAVESARIEDETLRETPDAPPVAEGDRMRERVLALPDRLREVLVLRYYEDLGEEEMSRVLGVPRGTIKSRLHAAVKALRERVVADSEEEA; this is encoded by the coding sequence ATGGCCCGCCTCCAGGCCGGCGACGAGCGCGCGCTCGAGACGCTGATGCAGCGCCACCAGTGGATGCTCTACGGCTTCTTGTCGCGCCGCGTGGGCAGCGCCGCAGACGACATTTTCCAGGAGACGTGGATCCGCGTCGTGCGTGCGCGCGAGACCTTCGACGTCGAGCGACGCTTCACCGCGTGGCTCTACCAGATCGCGAACAACCTGTGCCGCGACCGTTATCGCCGCCTCGAAGTGCAGCGCCGCGCGGTCGAGTCCGCGCGCATCGAGGACGAGACACTGCGCGAGACCCCCGATGCGCCGCCCGTCGCCGAGGGCGACCGCATGCGCGAGCGCGTGCTCGCGCTGCCCGATCGACTGCGCGAGGTGCTGGTGCTGAGGTATTACGAGGACCTCGGCGAAGAGGAGATGTCGCGCGTGCTCGGCGTGCCGCGCGGAACCATCAAGAGCCGGCTGCATGCTGCGGTGAAGGCCTTGCGCGAACGCGTCGTCGCAGACAGCGAGGAAGAAGCATGA